From a region of the Rhipicephalus microplus isolate Deutch F79 chromosome X, USDA_Rmic, whole genome shotgun sequence genome:
- the LOC119176711 gene encoding RNA-binding motif protein, X chromosome retrogene-like, with amino-acid sequence MNSSTTPGSSSLSGLLFVGGLDSTMTRDDLEHEFGKYGQLKEVWMAQKSPSFAFVEFENVSCVDEVVREMNGAIVKGALLRVERARKNSRLARGIGPFRPRLHRGGVVGAAAASYKQDDLERKMMCCAPESTATPSPQETTPPMQAWYTVCAMPCVPGYGPDNAPTTAMANPYSALYQPTHQACWGLRLGSRPMGP; translated from the coding sequence ATGAACAGCTCGACCACTCCAGGGAGCAGCTCACTGTCTGGACTCCTCTTCGTGGGAGGCCTTGACAGCACCATGACCCGCGACGACCTGGAGCACGAGTTCGGCAAGTACGGACAACTCAAGGAGGTGTGGATGGCGCAGAAGTCACCGAGCTTCGCGTTCGTCGAGTTCGAAAACGTGTCGTGCGTAGACGAGGTGGTGCGCGAGATGAATGGTGCTATCGTCAAGGGCGCGCTGCTTCGGGTCGAGCGGGCTCGAAAAAATTCGAGATTGGCGCGCGGAATCGGACCCTTCCGGCCGCGATTGCACCGAGGTGGCGTCGTCGGGGCCGCGGCGGCATCATACAAGCAGGATGACCTCGAACGCAAAATGATGTGCTGCGCCCCGGAGTCAACAGCTACGCCCAGTCCTCAAGAAACGACGCCACCGATGCAGGCTTGGTACACGGTCTGCGCCATGCCGTGTGTCCCAGGATACGGCCCCGACAACGCGCCGACGACCGCGATGGCCAACCCGTACTCCGCTCTATACCAGCCTACGCACCAGGCCTGCTGGGGGCTGCGTCTTGGGAGTCGCCCCATGGGACCATGA